In Hyperolius riggenbachi isolate aHypRig1 chromosome 10, aHypRig1.pri, whole genome shotgun sequence, a genomic segment contains:
- the LOC137534462 gene encoding zinc finger protein 585A-like, translating to MEKGDVEKGDMMRTNKEEERETYVRSDHQSAGEGDMMGTNKEEEIYVRNNQLSMEEGVMMGTIKEEETYVRRDQQSVEHGDMMRTNKEDEKETYVRSDVQSTGVGNMMGTIKEEEEETNMSNDHLSTYEGDVMSTIKEEEKMHVRSAQLSAEEGDMLGKSKQEEEEMYVKRDQLSAEVDDMMGTAIEEDLTEARTVRSPGIRNLLETHPSVSTDCTANGVVIGQVFPAPTLVIPNITQGFPHLSNAGGLHTQHSSPPAGGSYSCSTCGKCFGRKSNLVRHERSHTGEKPYSCVECGKHFGQKTHLVLHKRSHTGEKPYSCSKCGKCFIQNSGLVKHERSHTGKKPHSCAECGKCFTQKSELVLHKSSHTVEKPYFCTVCKKCFAQKSELVTHELSHTGKKSYSCAECGKCFMKKSELVLHKRSHTGKKPYSCAECGKCFTRKFQIAIHKRSHTGEKPYSCVQCGKSFGQKSHLVLHKRTHTGEKPYSCSKCGKCFIHKSALVRHETTHTVEKSYSCAKCGKHFRDKATLNRHDKSHTGEKPYSCNECGKSFVTKSYLVIHERSHTGEKPYSCAECGMCFAYKSQLSCHKTSHTGKPYSCAECGKCFALRSRLANHVRSLHEVKPYSCVTCGKCFGDKGILVKHERRHTGVKPYSCGECGKSFIERTQLITHELSHTGVKPYSCAECGKCFTSKSNLAIHERIHTGEKPYSCADCGQRFNWKSRLVRHKRSHSEKPYSCVECGKHFREKRTLDIHERYHTGEKPYTCSECGKCFVQKSNLAAHERYHTGEKPHSCAECGKCFVQKSDLITHERSHTVEKPYSCAECGKLFAQQSYLASHKKTHVDEKPYSCAMCGKCFRRKTSLVRHQTSHTHKKTIFHKRYHASKKP from the exons ATGGAGAAAGGTGACgtggagaagggtgacatgatgaggacaaataaagaggaagaaagagagacctatgtgaggagtgatcatcaGTCTGCGGGGgaaggtgacatgatggggacaaataaagaggaagagATATATGTAAGGAATAATCAgctgtctatggaggagggtgtcatgatggggacaattaaagaggaagagacatatgtgaggcgtgatcagcagtctgtggagcatggtgacatgatgaggacaaataaagaggacgaaaaagagacgtatgtgaggagtgatgtgCAGTCTACTGGGGTGGgcaacatgatggggacaattaaagaggaagaagaagagacgaatATGAGTAATGATCACCTGTCTACATATGAGGGTGACGTGATGAGtacaattaaagaagaagaaaagatgcATGTGAGGAGTGCTCAGCTGTCtgcggaggagggtgacatgttgGGGAAAAGTaaacaggaagaagaagagatgtatgtgaagaGAGATCAGCTGTCTGCAGAAGTggatgacatgatggggacagctATAGAGGAGGACCTTACAGAGGCCAGAACAG tgcggagtcccggcatcaggaacctcttagAGACTCAtccctctgtatccacagactgtacagcgAATGGTGTTGTCATTGGACAAGTGTTTCCTGCACCTACCCTGGTTATCCCGAATATTACCCAAGGCTTCCCTCATCTGTCTAACGCTGGGGGgcttcatacccagcacagctctccccctgctggaggatcTTATTCatgttccacatgtgggaaatgttttggtaggAAGTCAAATCTCgtaagacatgagagatctcacactggtgagaagccatattcatgtgtggAGTGTGGGAAACATTTTGGACAGAAAACACATCTTGTCttacataagagatctcacactggcgagaaaccctattcatgttctaagtgtgggaaatgctttataCAGAATTCAGGTCTTgttaaacatgagagatctcacactggtaagAAACCCcattcatgtgctgaatgtgggaaatgttttacgcaGAAATCAGAGCTTGTCTTACATAAGAGCTCTCACACTGTTGAGAAGCCTTATTTCTGTACTGTGTGtaagaaatgttttgcacagaaatctgagcttgtcacacatgagctatctcacactggtaagaagtcttattcatgtgctgagtgtgggaaatgttttatgaagaaatcagagcttgtcttacataagagatctcacactggtaagaagccttattcatgtgctgagtgtgggaaatgttttacgcgTAAATTCCAGATTGCCattcataagagatctcacactggtgaaaagccatattcatgtgttcAGTGTGGAAAaagttttggacagaaatcacatcttgtcttacacaagagaactcacactggtgagaaaccctattcatgttctaagtgtgggaaatgttttatacataaatcagctcttgtcagacatgagacgaCTCACACTGTTGAGAAGTCATATTcatgtgctaagtgtgggaaaCATTTTAGAGATAAAGCAACCCTTAACAGACATGATAAATCTCACACAggcgagaagccttattcatgcaatgagtgtgggaaaagttttgtgaCTAAATCATACCTTGTCATTCATGAgcgatctcatactggtgagaagccctattcatgtgctgagtgtgggatgtGTTTTGCATATAAATCACAACTTTCCTGTCATAAGACATCACACACTggtaagccatattcatgtgctgagtgtgggaaatgttttgcacttaGATCAAGGCTTGCCAATCATGTGAGATCTCTCCATGAGGTAAAACCATATTCATGTGttacatgtgggaaatgttttggagataaAGGAATCCTTGTTAAACATGAAAGGCgtcacactggtgtgaagcctTATTCTTgtggtgagtgtgggaaaagctttATAGAGAGAACACAACTTATCACACATGAATTATCTCACActggtgtaaagccctattcatgtgctgagtgtgggaaatgttttacaagTAAATCAAATCTTGCCATACATGAGAGAATTcatactggtgaaaagccctattcatgtgcagatTGTGGGCAACGTTTTAATTGGAAATCACGACTTGTcagacataagagatctcacagtgagaaaccatattcatgtgttgagtgtgggaaacaTTTTAGAGAGAAAAGAACCCTTGACATACATGAGAgataccacactggtgaaaagccctatacatgttctgagtgtgggaaatgttttgtacagaaatcaaatCTTGCTGCacatgagagatatcacactggtgagaagccccattcatgtgctgagtgtgggaaatgttttgtacaaaaatcagacTTAATcacgcatgagagatctcacactgttgagaagccctattcatgtgctgagtgtgggaaacttTTTGCTCAGCAATCATACCTTGCCAGTCATAAGAAAACTCATGTTGATGAGAAACCCTATTCCTGTGctatgtgtgggaaatgttttagacgTAAAACAAGCCTTGTTAGACATCAGACATCTCACACTCATAAGAAAACAATCTTTCATAAGAGATATCACGCTAGTAAGAAGCCATAA